A genomic region of Sporolituus thermophilus DSM 23256 contains the following coding sequences:
- a CDS encoding GNAT family N-acetyltransferase — MEFRLINAADTEAVKLLWSYCFEQQDHPFFNWFFSDYYQPENVLGGYDQGRLVTCIHIIPYEILLREKPLPVAFLVGLATAPGSRGSGAAGKLLRAALNEARGRGQYASILIPRRNGFYRPLGWELCYHHYHYDVAAADLVHVAKRHGAFRRVDSVDEWPALAGVYEAFVAGRHGYAVRRAANWRSLLAAHLAEKGFIYVLEDGGRPKGYILYHRGENVLTVTEMAYADGRAQQALFYFLYQHRYQTERIEWNAPLDDVVHFALPNPKKEVWLHPFMAGRIVDVAALLTVIRYPPGPAGQMVLCVEDGLADWNNGCFALEIAGGQGRVTRVAEDKADVSCPVGALAQLVFGRLSARELAAAGRLTASPQGVALLDQLFPPRVNYINEYF, encoded by the coding sequence ATGGAGTTCAGGCTGATAAATGCGGCCGATACGGAAGCGGTTAAGTTGCTGTGGTCCTACTGTTTCGAACAGCAGGATCACCCTTTTTTTAATTGGTTCTTTTCCGATTATTACCAGCCGGAAAATGTTTTGGGCGGATACGACCAGGGCCGGCTGGTCACCTGTATTCATATAATTCCTTACGAAATTCTTTTGCGGGAAAAACCGCTGCCGGTGGCATTTCTGGTGGGGTTGGCCACTGCTCCCGGCAGCCGTGGCAGCGGCGCGGCGGGAAAGCTGCTCCGGGCCGCGCTGAACGAAGCGCGCGGCCGCGGGCAGTACGCCAGTATCCTTATTCCGCGGCGGAATGGCTTTTATCGTCCTTTGGGCTGGGAACTTTGCTACCACCACTACCATTACGACGTAGCCGCCGCCGACCTCGTGCACGTTGCTAAGCGGCACGGCGCGTTCCGCCGGGTAGACTCGGTCGACGAATGGCCGGCCCTGGCCGGCGTTTATGAGGCCTTTGTCGCCGGCCGTCACGGCTATGCGGTGCGCCGGGCGGCCAATTGGCGCAGCCTGCTGGCCGCCCATCTGGCGGAAAAGGGGTTTATCTATGTATTAGAGGATGGTGGTCGGCCCAAGGGTTATATCCTTTATCACCGGGGCGAAAACGTCTTGACGGTGACGGAAATGGCCTATGCGGACGGGCGGGCGCAGCAGGCGTTGTTTTATTTTCTTTACCAACACCGCTATCAAACGGAACGGATCGAGTGGAATGCTCCTCTCGATGATGTCGTCCACTTTGCCTTGCCTAATCCGAAAAAAGAGGTATGGCTCCATCCGTTTATGGCCGGCCGGATAGTGGACGTAGCTGCTTTGCTTACGGTTATTCGTTATCCACCCGGACCGGCGGGCCAGATGGTTTTGTGTGTTGAGGACGGCTTGGCCGACTGGAATAACGGCTGCTTCGCGCTGGAGATAGCCGGTGGCCAGGGACGGGTAACGCGCGTGGCCGAGGACAAGGCCGATGTTTCCTGCCCCGTGGGCGCGCTGGCGCAGCTTGTTTTCGGGCGGCTGAGCGCCCGAGAGCTCGCGGCGGCGGGCCGGTTGACCGCTTCGCCACAGGGGGTAGCGCTTTTAGACCAGCTGTTTCCGCCGCGCGTCAATTATATTAACGAATATTTTTAG
- a CDS encoding DUF2156 domain-containing protein: MKDKPLFDRYFRARRYEASECTFTNLYLWQPGYNLEWALIDGFLCLRALWQGQAFVFPPFGPPAGVESVLDQLAEQFAREGRPFFMKAATVDLVQYLEAVRPGYYHFRADRDNFDYVYLVKDLIELKGRRYNSKKNHLNYFYSYYPQARYVPITPELIPACVASTLAWYDRRCDEDPCMEYEKEAILRAFAHFRELKLVGGAIVIDGKVEAFTFGEALNSDTVVVHIEKGNADFRGIYQVINQQFCHQWRHMRYINREEDMGIEGLRQAKLSYRPVKLVEKYDVAIAK; the protein is encoded by the coding sequence CTGAAAGATAAACCGCTTTTTGACCGTTATTTCCGCGCCCGCCGCTATGAAGCGTCGGAGTGTACCTTTACCAACCTGTATCTGTGGCAGCCCGGCTATAACCTGGAATGGGCCCTGATTGACGGCTTTCTTTGCCTGCGGGCCTTGTGGCAGGGGCAGGCCTTTGTTTTTCCCCCTTTTGGGCCGCCGGCAGGGGTGGAAAGCGTGCTTGATCAGTTGGCCGAGCAGTTCGCGCGGGAAGGACGGCCGTTTTTCATGAAAGCGGCGACGGTTGACCTGGTGCAGTACCTTGAAGCGGTGCGGCCGGGGTATTACCATTTCCGGGCTGATCGCGACAATTTTGACTACGTTTATTTAGTCAAGGATCTTATCGAGCTTAAAGGCCGCCGCTACAACAGTAAGAAAAACCACCTCAACTATTTTTACAGCTATTATCCGCAGGCCCGTTATGTGCCGATCACGCCGGAACTTATTCCGGCCTGTGTCGCAAGTACGCTCGCTTGGTACGATCGCCGGTGCGACGAGGATCCTTGTATGGAGTACGAAAAAGAAGCTATTCTGAGGGCTTTCGCCCATTTTCGCGAACTAAAGCTGGTCGGTGGGGCCATTGTCATTGACGGCAAGGTGGAAGCGTTCACGTTTGGTGAAGCGCTTAACAGCGACACCGTCGTTGTTCACATCGAAAAGGGCAATGCCGATTTCCGCGGCATCTACCAGGTGATTAACCAGCAGTTTTGCCATCAGTGGCGGCATATGCGCTATATTAACCGGGAAGAAGACATGGGCATCGAAGGATTGAGGCAGGCCAAACTATCCTACCGGCCGGTAAAATTGGTGGAAAAGTATGATGTTGCTATCGCCAAATGA
- a CDS encoding APC family permease: MNQDTEARLKKDIGLIVAMSIVIGSVIGSGIFMKPGRVIAAAGDSTMALWAWVLGGVITLASGLTLAEVGAQLPRTGGLYVYLEEVYGRVWGFLCGWVQTLIYGPAVIGALGLYFGSLMAHFFGLGDETKFTIGIITIALLALVNAFGVKYGGFIQAAATAGKLVPIILIAIFGLLWGNGQIWDMPSGQAERTGIGAAILATLWAYDGWMLVAFVAGEMKEPAKLLPKAIVVGLSVVMVAYLTVNMALLHVLPAAEIVRLGPNAAGTAAGVLFGDMGGKLLSIGILVSIFGTLNAKILTFPRVPYAMAERGQLPASGLFARVHPEYGTPIWATVLQVVLAVLLMTVGDPDRLSDIAIFAIYIFFVQAFFAIFRLRRRTSPDQRPYSVPGYPFVPLIAIVGSGFILATTLIDNPLDTLYALALLAAGLPVYWLLGKSGKNNQ; the protein is encoded by the coding sequence TTGAACCAGGATACGGAAGCGCGTTTAAAGAAAGATATCGGTCTCATTGTCGCTATGTCCATTGTTATTGGTTCGGTCATCGGTTCCGGCATTTTTATGAAACCCGGGCGGGTTATCGCCGCTGCCGGCGATTCTACTATGGCGCTGTGGGCATGGGTATTGGGCGGCGTCATCACCTTGGCGAGCGGTCTTACGCTGGCGGAAGTAGGCGCCCAGCTTCCCCGGACCGGCGGACTGTACGTCTATCTGGAAGAGGTATACGGACGGGTCTGGGGCTTCCTCTGCGGTTGGGTCCAGACGCTAATTTATGGTCCGGCGGTCATCGGGGCGTTGGGACTGTATTTCGGTTCGTTAATGGCCCACTTTTTTGGTTTGGGTGACGAAACAAAATTTACGATCGGGATTATTACCATTGCGCTGCTCGCGCTGGTCAACGCTTTCGGCGTCAAGTACGGAGGTTTCATCCAGGCCGCAGCCACCGCCGGCAAATTGGTTCCCATCATTCTCATTGCCATTTTTGGCCTACTTTGGGGCAACGGCCAAATTTGGGACATGCCCAGCGGCCAGGCGGAACGCACCGGTATAGGGGCTGCCATTTTAGCCACGCTGTGGGCGTATGACGGCTGGATGCTTGTTGCGTTTGTGGCCGGTGAGATGAAAGAGCCGGCTAAGCTATTACCTAAGGCTATCGTCGTAGGGCTCTCCGTGGTCATGGTTGCTTACCTTACGGTAAACATGGCCTTGCTCCATGTGTTGCCGGCGGCGGAAATCGTCCGGCTTGGCCCAAACGCAGCCGGGACGGCGGCCGGCGTTCTCTTTGGCGACATGGGTGGCAAACTGTTGAGTATTGGCATTCTGGTGTCGATTTTCGGCACGCTCAACGCCAAAATTCTGACCTTTCCCCGCGTGCCCTACGCCATGGCCGAGCGGGGCCAACTGCCCGCGTCTGGTCTGTTTGCCCGGGTCCATCCTGAATACGGCACGCCCATTTGGGCTACAGTGCTGCAGGTTGTATTGGCTGTACTGCTTATGACGGTCGGCGACCCGGACAGGTTGTCCGATATCGCCATTTTTGCCATTTATATCTTCTTTGTGCAGGCCTTTTTCGCTATTTTCCGGCTGCGCCGACGCACCTCACCCGACCAGCGCCCTTACAGTGTGCCGGGTTATCCGTTTGTCCCCCTTATTGCCATTGTCGGTTCGGGCTTCATCCTGGCAACGACCTTAATTGACAATCCGCTGGATACGTTATACGCCCTGGCCCTACTGGCGGCCGGACTACCGGTGTACTGGCTGTTAGGTAAATCCGGCAAGAATAATCAATAA
- a CDS encoding DNA-3-methyladenine glycosylase I has translation MERCAWVTDDPLYLAYHDQEWGVPVYDDKKLFEMLILEGVQAGLSWLTVLKKRENYRQAFDGFDAAKVAAYDEAKVGELLHNPGLIRNRRKIEATVTNARAFLAVCERFGSFRDYIWQFVGGVPRQNNWGSWREVPAETAESRAMSKDLRQRGFCFVGPTICYAFMQATGMVNDHTTDCFRYHEIRAAVQGRFYHHCLCTYHAER, from the coding sequence ATGGAACGTTGCGCCTGGGTGACGGACGACCCGCTGTACTTGGCCTATCACGACCAAGAGTGGGGCGTGCCGGTGTACGATGATAAAAAGCTCTTTGAAATGTTGATCTTGGAAGGCGTTCAGGCCGGGTTGAGCTGGCTCACCGTCCTGAAAAAACGGGAAAATTACCGCCAGGCCTTCGACGGCTTCGACGCGGCCAAAGTCGCCGCGTATGATGAAGCCAAGGTTGGTGAATTACTGCACAATCCGGGCCTTATCCGCAACCGACGTAAAATCGAGGCGACAGTTACCAACGCGCGGGCTTTTCTTGCCGTTTGCGAGCGGTTTGGCTCCTTTCGCGATTATATCTGGCAATTTGTCGGCGGCGTTCCCAGGCAGAACAACTGGGGTTCATGGCGGGAGGTTCCGGCCGAAACCGCTGAATCGCGCGCTATGAGCAAAGACTTGCGGCAGCGGGGTTTTTGCTTCGTCGGCCCTACTATCTGTTATGCTTTTATGCAAGCTACCGGCATGGTTAACGACCATACCACCGATTGTTTCCGCTACCACGAGATCAGGGCCGCCGTTCAAGGGAGGTTTTACCATCATTGTCTTTGCACCTATCACGCTGAAAGATAA
- a CDS encoding YmaF family protein: MFEEQERKPGHDDEGRHGVHVHGYNTLTEVADEHQHAIMGVSAPARLAEGSHIHRVRGRTSFHDNHWHWYDVLSGPAVAMPGGQHIHYFTGETSFDDGHTHCFSGVLGLSPDVMDECDDNKYYMMKPKYPKRD, from the coding sequence ATGTTTGAAGAGCAGGAACGCAAGCCGGGACACGATGATGAAGGCCGCCACGGGGTGCATGTGCATGGGTACAATACGCTGACCGAAGTTGCCGACGAGCACCAGCATGCGATTATGGGCGTTAGCGCGCCGGCCCGGTTGGCGGAAGGGTCACATATTCACCGCGTGCGGGGCCGTACCAGTTTCCACGACAACCACTGGCATTGGTACGATGTTCTGTCTGGCCCGGCGGTTGCCATGCCTGGTGGACAGCATATTCACTACTTTACCGGGGAGACTAGCTTCGACGACGGCCATACTCACTGCTTTAGCGGCGTGCTGGGGCTTAGTCCTGACGTGATGGATGAGTGCGACGACAATAAGTATTATATGATGAAGCCTAAATACCCGAAACGGGACTAA